TTGAACAACTGCAGACATGTTGGGTTGGCAGCTCTGTGGTTGTGGCTCTAACTTAAATACGTctctgttttttgtgtgtgtccttcatTTGTGCCCTCTCCTGCTGTGGTGTGTCTTCTTCCTCCCCCATCAGGTGATGCACATGTTCAAAGGCTGTCGGCGGGAGGACTCTGCACCTCATATCTACTCCGTGGCCCAGTCTGCCTACCGCAACCCTGCTCACCACCCGGCAGGATCAGTCCATCGTGCTGCTGGGCAAGTCTGGCAGTGGCAAGACCACCAACTGCCAGCACCTTGTGCAGTATCTGGTCTCCATCGCTGGCAGCACGGGCAAAATCTTCTTCTGGTGAGCCTGCAGACGAGAAGAGGGCAGAATCATCACAAAAATCCATGAGTAGACGAATAGAGTAGACGAATAAGTGTAACGGACAGTAGGCTGAGAAGATCTCTGTAATGTGCTACACAGGACTTTCATATTAATTTGTATCTTGTTCGATCACTGCAGTGGGAACTGATTTAAGTAAATAAGAGAACTGCAGAGTGTAAAAACGGTTTACCTAAACTGAACACACCAGAATTGTCACTCATAATCAATCCCTCATTGCACAGGAAAGCTATGTGCTCACCTATGGCACACACAGTAGGCTAAAGCAGAAAGAGGGTGTATGAGCTGCGATGGATGTTTACAGCGGTCAGTCTGTGTGATCATTGTGGTCAAGGTGTGGATGAAGTTCAGGTGGACACACTAACAAACCTTCCTGTCAGCACAACAGTATTTGCTCACTTCCTGTACCTGTAATGGAGGAAGTTGTGTTAGAAACACTTAACTAGCACATGCTCCCACAGTAAGAGCTGCTTGTGATCAGTACTGTGCATAATGACCTGTTGCACACTCTGGCAGCAGGCTCTGTCCACATGCTGAAACTTTTCGTTGTCTATTCAAATATGTAATTGGTTGCTAATAGATGAACTGCTGATGTATTTCCTGAAAAACACCAGAGGGCAGATGAGCCATTTTGCACTGATCTCCCAAAAAAAACGATAATGAAAatcaatatattaaaacattttggtgACACAGCTGAGAAGTGGCAGGCGGTCTACACCATCCTGGAGGCTTTTGGAAACAGCTCCACCTCTATGAACACCAACGCCAGCCGCTTCTCCCACGTGGTGTCCCTCGACTTTGACCAGGCTGGGCAGGTGGCCTCCGCCTCCATCCAGGTACCGCGCACGCACAGAGATACTGACACATGTGTATCTGTTGTTACATGTTAGCAACATGTtgaatataaagaaaaactaaagaaaagatATTAGAGACACTCATAGAGTATATACCAGTGTGACTCTTGttgtcttctccttctcagACCATGCTGCTAGAGAAACTGAGGGTGAGCAAACGGCCCGAGGCAGAGTCCACGTTCAACGTCTTTTACTACATGATGGCCGGAGCCGACAGCAGCCTGAGGTGACTCTTCTATTCAACAATGTGACAGCATGTTAATAGCATAAACTATTTTCTCCAAGTTATACAAATGTTTTGTGACATTCCATTACAAAGGAGGTTCAATTTAGTTTACATCATTCAGATTTTTGAATGAGTCTCCAACTCATCAGACCAAGTTGGTTCAAGTCTGTCGTCGTCGCTCTAGGCAGGAGATACAACCAGTGTGTTGTGGTCAGTGGGTCATGTTGTTAGctgttatatatgtatgtatgtatgatatgtatgtatatatatatatatatatatatatatatacataattacatacatatataaaaagctAAACACCATGACCCACTGAccactgtatataaatatatctatatagatatatcgatataatagagagatagaggtggatgagagagagaggaaggggatagagaggagagggggagagagagatatatataggtagagatagagatagagatatagatgtatagtggagatagagagagggagaggagatataggatagagagatggagagagagagagaatatatatatatataatataggatatatatatagatatttaataCATCATaccatattataatatatatatacattatatatatgaattatatgatatatacatatatatatagtcatatcatactatatcatatattaatatatatgcatgtatatatatactgaatatataatcatatatatatatagctcatatatatatatatattatatatatgaattcatatcaatatatatagaattaacatatattatatatatatatgtacatatatacatcatattatatattcattataataatatatatatgataaatatagtataatatataatatcatgacatatatatgaatatatatgataatatataatatatatatatatatatatcatatgctaatgatatatatatatatatataatcataatatgctatatacatacatatatatagatatgtcatatatatatcagtatatctatatgatatatatatatataggatattatatgcatatatatatatatatactatgtaatatagtagcatatatatatatatatatatgtgtacatataatatattattgatcatatatacatatgatgTATGAGAaagtatatatatcatatatagtatatatatgtataatattatatatatagtataaacatagtatatatatacataatatatatatatgggtaatatatatatatatagttataatatatatattataatatatatagagagagagagatggagagaggatgatagatagagagagagggtagagagggagagagagggtgaggagagaggagagagagagagagaagggagagagggagagagaggaggagatagaggagagagagggatatagctgagagagagaggagagagagagagggagagagggagagatggatagatgagagagagagggagatggagagataggagagggagaaggggagagagggagtagATAGGTGTGGATATAGgtagaaggggagagagaggtggggagagaggtagaagagagggagagatagggagaggagagagaggggatagagagagaggagagaggagaggagagagggatagaggggGGGAGATATAGTatgatagggagagagagagagtagatagcTAGGGCAGGGAGGGGAGAAGAatatgagggagagagagagagagggagggagaggagagagggagagagagggagagagggagagaatagatgagagggagaggagagagagagaggatagagaggtatagaagaggagagagggatagatagagagagagtgcgtagaagagaagagagagagagggagagatgaagagggagagatgagaggtagtagagatagagagagagggatagatgtagagataggtAGGAGAGGGtaggggggagaaggagagagaggagagatgggaagaggtaggagagggggagggggcgatatgggagagaggagagaagagagagggacgaggagagagggagagggagagaggtagagatggcgagagagagaagagggaggatagagaagagagagagagggagagagaagagggagggagggaagagatagtagagcagagaggggagagagagagagaggggagagagagagagggggagagagcgagagagcgagagagagggggaggagagagagagaggagaggagagagagagggacgagAGAAGAgtcagaggggagagagagagagagaggaggaggagaggagagagatatagatgtatatatatatatatatcttaggttatatgtatatgtgtataattatgtatatattatatatatgttatatgtattatatattatatataatgtgtatatagtGGAGATATGGGAGGATGATGGTATATAAGAGATAGTATGGgatgatatataaaatatagttaTAGATCTGAGATATAGATAAGTAagagataatagatatataatatatgatctctttaatctatatatatatatatgtatatagtatctatatatatatatataatatgatattgatatatgtagactatatatttatattatatagatatcaatgaattatatatatatatatatgaataatattcttatatgtattatatatatatatatatagtgtctattatattatatatatagtatattatatatatatatatatattatatataatatgtatatatatatatatatatatatatatattgtatctaTATTGTATCTATagtgtatctatgtgtatatatatatattagatctatatatatctgtcatatatatgtatatatatatatgatatgtatatatatggtatataatatatataggtatatatatgtatatatgtaatatattgtatatatatgtatgatatatatatattgtatatatatgtatatatatatatgtatatgatgtatatattatatatgtatatataatatatatgtatatatatgtataatatgtatatggtatataatagatatatgtatatatagttatatatattatatatatatatatatgtatatatatatatatatatatatatgatatatatatgttatatatatatatatgtatgtatatatgatatgtttatatatataatatgtgtatatataatatatgtatatatatgtatatatatatattatgtgtatatatatatatatggatagagaggagagatatagatatggagagagagagagagagggagatagagagagagggagagatagataagagatagggagagaagatagagtagtagatgatatagtagggagatgagagagagggtggagaagaGTATATGAGAGAGGTATAGAGAGATaggtatagagagagagagggagagatgtgtatagagagagagaaagagagagagatatgtagagatagatagatatatagagatataaggtaggatatatatatagtagaagAGAGCGGGCGAGATGATAGATGTAGTTAGAGAgaatatggagagagagatagagggatggatatctatgtatatatagagagatgtgATAATAGATATGGAGAGAgattagatatagatatataatagagagatattaaatatagagatatagaaagatatagatatacatatatatagatatatatatatacagatatagagaaTGAGATACATATAGAGATAGACAGATGTATAtagagatgtatatatatatatatatatatatagagataatatatatatatatatgtatatagatatatgtatatatatatatatgtatagtatatatatgtagatatatatatatatatatatatgtgtatatatatatagattaaaatttttatgtgtatatataatatatatatgatgtatagatagatatatatgtgtatatatattatagatgttttttttctgtatatatatatatggtattattatattgtattatatagtatatatatatatatatatatatatgtatgtatgtatatagagtATGTAgtaggtatgtatgtatagatatatatgtatgtatgtatgtatgtatatatatatatgtatgtatgtatggacctatatatatatgtatgtaggtatgatatgtatatatatgatggatgtatgtatgatatatatatatataatatgtatgtatgttgtatatatatgttgtatgtatgtatttattatatagattgtatgtagtatgtatatatattatatgttatgtatgtatgttgtatgttatatatgtattatgtatgtatgtataaatatgtatgtatcatacataatacatatataatacatatatatacatacatatatatatatatatatatataataatacatatatatatatatatatatatacatattataatatatatatatatacatatatacatataatacatatatatatatatatatatagatatacatatatactacatatatatatatatatatacatacatatatatataatatacatatatacatacataatatatatatacatatatatatacatatatatatatatatattacatatatatatatagatatacatatataatacatatatacatatatatatatacatagatacatataatatatacatatatacatacatatatatacatatatacatacatatatatacatatatacatacatatatatatatatatatatatatatatacatatatatatatatatatatatacatatatacatatatatatatatatatatatacatatatacatatatatatatatacatacatatatacatatatatagagagagagagagatatacatatatacatatatatatatatacatatacatatatatatatatagatatacatatatatatatacatatatatagatatacatatatatatatatatagatatacatatatatatatattctataacaTTGAGATAAATAAAAGATGGGACTGGACTCGATATTGGCAGATACACACTACAGGACTTTGATCGGGGACAAAAACATGTTACTCAGGATATCTGTATAGTCAGTGTAGGAAACTGTCCAATGAGTCTACAGAAGCCAGCAAAGAGTCCAAATCTTCAACTGGGAAACGGATTCAACTTTGAGAGCAGCCATAGTTAACAGGTTAGTAAAAGGTTGTAAGCAATACAAGTGGCAGAGAAACAGAGTTAGAGAAGTGAGGGTGGATGGAGCCAGGACAGCAGCAGAAGATAATATTTCACTCTGTCATGAGTCACAACTGGTAGAGCAACTGTTCTGCCCTGTCAGGAGGGCAAGAGACAGCCTGCTAAATACTTCCCTCTGCTGTgtctctgtaaacacacaccaaTAAACTGAGCATGTTAGGCATGGTGACTAATGTTAACAGCCTAGGGGAGCAATCAGTGTTTAAGTAAGGGAGGCTGAGATTCTGCAAGCCAACTCTGAgatggagaaaacaaacacatcacaatCCAACAATCCTGCAATAGAGCCAATTGGGTGAAGCTCAAAACGCAGATTTATTTTGGAGGGGTGAGGCCATAGTCTGTGCTGTTAAAACTAATATGTTGTTTACCGGCACAAAACGTTGCTGTTAAATAATGTTTGGTTGTGCAAGAGTTAACATGGACAGAAAGAGACATAAATCCAAGTCAAGGCATCAATAATATAACACGCAATAATACGCAGAAGGGTGATTTACAGGGGCGCTGAAGATCCTCATCAGGCGTCTCTGAGCCTCTTCGGTGGGACTGAGCGGTTCCTCCTACAGGTCAGAGCAGCAACACATTGACACTGAgcccactgacagaactgaagCAAAGCCCAAGACTACACACAAAGTTAcaaaacatattgtattgtatggATAAGTGACGTATTCCTCTTACAAAACAAAGACTGTCTGGAATCATTTTCGCTACAGACTCTGCACACTCAACATTACATAGCGTCTGGTGTTATTGTGGAATCTGATTTGAAACCACCATGTTAGTAAAAGTCCAAAAGGTGCTTCAGACAGCATGCACACTAGTAAATCAATGACTATGAATATTTGCAAGACACAATTTGCCACAAACCAGCACAGCAAAATATGGACAGACAACAGCATTCTTAGTCCCTTCAGTCTGTGAGGCGAAACCCTGGTCCTAAGCAACTCAAGAGAGtccaggaaaaacagagtttttGTAACCATGTCTGCCATTTCCTGGAGAGTTGTACTATATGTTCCTGTCCATGGGGTTTGCTTTGAGAATACAGCACTACAGTAATTGGATCCACTTGGGTCTCCTCTTGGTGTCGAGACAGCTAGACTACTGAAATCCCTTGTTTGGAGCAGTCTCGGGTGGGACTCTGCATTTGTAAACAAGGCTTATGAGCTCCATTCTTGTAGACCCACAGAAAAATATTGAGGCTCATAAATTTCAAAATGAGCAAGCTTCTAAATCTGCAAAACTACAAAAACCTCTAGTTTCtaacaaataaacaacttgCTATTTTGAGAGCAAAACTTGCCAgatgaggaagaaataaaaggtTTGTGTCTAACAGGTCATCATAATGGGAAATTATGGTCAGAATTAAACAGATACTTCCTACTCAACAGCCACTGCTGATGTGACCAGGAGCAAGGTTCTCAACAATAGAGGACTGGTAAAATATATTGACTTCACTTGTTTAGTGCCCAGAaacaaaataccaaaataaCGACTTAAGACCAAAATTCTAAAACCCCACTGGCAGAATGTCAGACACAACATATAACACAgttctatttttttatgtagTTTGCCTTCGGGGTAGAAATACAAGAAAAGCTATGACATTCAAACTAAAAGGTTTATCCCCTTGGAGCAAAAATGTTATCAGCAAAATGC
This genomic interval from Cottoperca gobio chromosome 13, fCotGob3.1, whole genome shotgun sequence contains the following:
- the LOC115017563 gene encoding myosin-4-like; this translates as MHCLRQRYGGNLNHTYAGPNMVVINPLSTPSMYSEKVMHMFKGCRREDSAPHIYSVAQSAYRNPAHHPAGSVHRAAGQVWQWQDHQLPAPCAVSGLHRWQHGQNLLLLRSGRRSTPSWRLLETAPPL